One stretch of Halichoerus grypus chromosome 10, mHalGry1.hap1.1, whole genome shotgun sequence DNA includes these proteins:
- the CST11 gene encoding cystatin-11 produces MARLWQAPQLLLVILVALMALTYQEKRKTFLSVREVPASEPFVTATMQYVINDFNKKSNDKYNFRIVRVLKVKKQITDHMEYHVNMEMRRTTCQKLETSNCSFQEGELYKQIECFYSVFVVPWFEKYKILNKNCTDG; encoded by the exons ATGGCCAGACTCTGGCAGGCCCCGCAACTTCTGCTGGTCATCCTGGTGGCCCTGATGGCCCTCACCtaccaagaaaaaaggaaaacctttcTGAGTGTCAGAGAAGTTCCTGCATCAGAGCCCTTTGTGACAGCCACCATGCAATATGTGATCAATGACTTCAACAAGAAGAGTAACGACAAGTACAATTTCCGGATTGTGCGTGTCCTGAAGGTCAAGAAGCAG ATTACTGACCATATGGAGTATCATGTGAACATGGAAATGCGGCGGACCACCTGTCAAAAGCTCGAGACTTCTAACTGCTCCTTTCAGGAAGGGGAGCTTTACAAG caaaTTGAGTGCTTCTACTCAGTGTTTGTTGTTCCTTGGTTTGAAAAGTACAAAATTCTGAACAAAAACTGCACTGATGGCTAG